The Odocoileus virginianus isolate 20LAN1187 ecotype Illinois chromosome 24, Ovbor_1.2, whole genome shotgun sequence nucleotide sequence GGCCATAATTAAGATCACCAATAAGAATTACATTTTAGGGGCTTGAAGTTAGCTTTATAGCACATGGCAACAATTTCTAATGCCCAGTCTTAGAGGAATCTTTGTCAGAAATAATATTTGCAAGGACATGTTTTATATTACAGAATAATGTTAGCTTATCTGAAGCTCTAGGAGAATGAATGTTTTCTTATATTCTTGCTGATATTTCTTCAGCTAACAGATAAGACAGCATTGTGATTTTCAAATCATGGTGCTACAATTCAATTAGTTAGcactgaaacaaaatttaaaatcctgAAGAAGGTAAAAATATACTCTATGACAAAGATGGGGGCAAAATAAGGTTATTAACAAATGGAATATGTGACATGTAAGATTGAATACTTATTCTATAAAGTGCAGTTCACACgactaaatattattatttaatatttaagtaaACATTCATCACCCATGGTATAGATGACAGAGAACTAACAAGGTCATCACACAAAACTTCTCTTCCAGAGTGGCTCACCAGGTCAGACCATCCTCCCTGGACAAGTTCTTCAAACACCATGAGTTTCTCTGTTATTTGCCACAGTGATTCAGAGACAAACATCATTATCAGTCAAGCAACAGAATGAGGTAGGATGTGATTTTCAAGATATTGTCCCATTTACTTACACAGATATTTAACTGGTTAACCCCTGATGGTTGTTAACAAGGCACTAGGTATCACAGAATATTCTCTCTAACAAACAGGCCACAAATAAACATTTGTGCTCCTGTAGATCAGAGTAATTCCATAaattgaacttcagtttcttcttagTCAAGTCCACCTGTCTGAAATGTAGCTCACGTACTTCTCCTGCCCACTCTGATCTCAGCTTCAACAAGTCCACGGGGGCCCAGGATTCAAAGCCACTTTTGGATTAAATAGTTCACTCTGCCCCTCCTTGACATTTCTGGGCCCTCAATATGAAAATTTCTAGGTTCAAGTTCTAGGGTATCATTCCAAAGCAGATATGATGGAAATGGCCTACTACCCAACACTGTCTATACCTGTCAGGAAACACCTACAGGGAATGCAAAGCTAAAAACAATTGGCAGTAATGTCATATATATCTTCTAAAATTAAGATAGGCAACATGAGAGATTTAAAGACATGGAGAGCAGAGGGGAATTCAACCAGAGGCAGCTCAATGACAGATACCCACTACCagagatgagaaaggaaaaaggaaaagaaaagagagagaagtagaAATAAGTGGAAAAACTGGGTGAAAGACACACAGAGGGGGGAAATTGAGAGTgtgtagaaaaggaaatggaagaagagaaaatgaagaactaaacaTTAAGAAGGAATACAGTGTCTATAAGCATCTGAAAGTAGAAGGGATCTATCTGATATACCCTAACTCCAAAACACGATTAAAAAGCAGGAAAGATTTAATGTGAGCATAATGACTTTCTAAACATTACAGTGAGAATATCACATGCAAATTCTGAATGCTTGTTCTCTGATGATAGAAAAAGGACAAGATTTACTGCTATTAGTAAAGGGACAGATTGAAGTTGTCTGAAGGTCTATTCAGAAATATTGAATTTGTGCCCTACTCAGAACTCCCCTGTTCTCACAGGATGGTTGGATCCTTTCCACCCAATTATGTATAGAGCTAAATTCCTACTGAAGAAGGAAAACTGATAGTAGCATGCGAGAGCTAACAACCAGGCCCATCTCCAGCATGCAAGACGTGGGTCGTTAATACAACAGCAGCAAACACCAGGAGCCTGAGACTGGAAAGAAGTAGGATGACTGGGACGAGCTGAGCATGATGTTTCAAGTTATGCTGATCATTTTCACCTACGAGATAATCCTGAGGGTtagcatgtttttattttctctaaaggggcttccctggtggctcagatggtaaggaatctgcctgcaatgcaggagacccaagaccctaatgatgggaaagattgaggacaggaggtgaaaggggcaacagagaatgagacattggatggcatcaccaactcagtggacatgagtttgagcaaactctgggagatagtgaaggacaaggaagccttgtgtgttgcagttcatggggttgcaaagagtcggacaccacttatcgactaaacaacaacaattttctctaaaaattcaacccattcattgttttaaataagtagctcagttggtaaactatctgcctgcaatgcaggagactcggcttcaattcctggatcaggaagatcccctggaggagaaaatggcaacccattccagtattcttgcctggagaatcccatggacagaggagactgacaggctacagtccatggggtctcaagagtgggacacaacttagtgactaaaccaccaccaccatacttgagttttttttttttagaaaaatacattttcaagtgTCTGTCAAGTGCATCCTTGATATAATCTTCTATGAACTAACGTCCCTTCCTCTGAAATACTCCACTCCTCTGTTTGGCATGGGTTCTGGAAATCTATCTTGTTTTTTCATCTCTGAATGCATTTTGACTAAAGACTAATCTTTCAACACTTAGAATCCTGCAGCAGATACTTTACTTGACTTCAACCTGATTAAACTAGAATAAAATATAGCCAccacttccttatttttaatgttatgatTCCATGGATGCAGCCTATGGTGACCATGGTACTCTCACTGCCCCATACAGTGCCAATTATATTATGTTTACTTAGGTTTCAAAACATTTATCACCACTCACCCATCTTGTGCTATTATAGCTGTGTTTCTGGGATCAAGTGAGTACCTTGCATTACTCTACAGCTGTCTCTCTTGtgctttctctgtccctcctcCTCAAGCAGATCCAAGCCAGTGGACCTAAGGAATGGCAGCACCGTGACTGAGTTTGTCCTCGTGGGCTTTGAGCAGAGCTCCCCATCCGCTCGGGCATTGCTCTTTGCCCTCTTCCTAGCCCTCTACAGCCTGGCCATGGCCATGAACGGCCTCATCATCTTCATCACCTGGACAGACCCCAGGCTCAACagccccatgtacttcttccttggCCACCTGTCCTTCCTGGATGTCtgcttcatcaccaccaccatcccgcAGATGCTGGTCCACCTGATAGTGAAGAACCACAttgtctcctttgtctcttgcatGACCCAGATGTACTTGGTCTTCTGTGTGGGTGTGGCTGAGTGCATCCTCTTGGCTTTCATGGCCTATGACCGTTATGTTGCCATCTGCCACCCACTGACCTATGCCCAGGTCATGAGCCGGCAGGTCTGTGTGAGCCTGGTGAGTACTGCCTGGTCCTTCGGGCTGATCAATGGCATCATGCTTGAGTATATGTCATTCCGGAATCCCTTCTGCAGAGA carries:
- the LOC110146784 gene encoding olfactory receptor 10AD1-like, producing MAAQYTIRASPKQASKPVDLRNGSTVTEFVLVGFEQSSPSARALLFALFLALYSLAMAMNGLIIFITWTDPRLNSPMYFFLGHLSFLDVCFITTTIPQMLVHLIVKNHIVSFVSCMTQMYLVFCVGVAECILLAFMAYDRYVAICHPLTYAQVMSRQVCVSLVSTAWSFGLINGIMLEYMSFRNPFCRDNHIENFFCEAPIVIALSCGDPQFSLRVIFADAIVVLLSPMALIVISYARILASILGKAFSSSRGKTFSTCASHLTVVIFLYTSAMFSYMNPRSTHGPDKDKPFSLLYTIITPMCNPIIYSFRNKEMKGAMVRALGRSSLSQTESV